A region from the Prionailurus viverrinus isolate Anna chromosome E2, UM_Priviv_1.0, whole genome shotgun sequence genome encodes:
- the IL34 gene encoding interleukin-34 isoform X2, with translation MPRGFAWLHYLGIFLAMALGNEGLEMWPLTQSEECAVTGFLRDKLQYRNRLQYMKHYFPINYRVSVPYEGVLRMANITRLRAQVSQQELRYLWVWVSLSATESVQEVLLEGHPSWKFLEEVHTLLLDVQQGLTDVEVSPKVEAVVSLLSTPRLSLKLVRPKALLDNCFRVMELLYCSCCKQSSVLNWQDCEVPSPQPHSPEPSSQCVAAPLYPLPQQPPISLPRSPGPKTGPPAQ, from the exons ATCTCGGGATCTTCCTTGCCATGGCCTTGGGGAACGAGGGTTTGGAGATGTGGCCTTTGACCCAGAGTGAGGAGTGTGCAGTAACTGGCTTTCTTCGGGACAAGCTTCAGTACAGGAACCGCCTTCAGTACATG AAACACTACTTCCCCATCAACTACAGGGTGAGCGTGCCTTATGAGGGGGTGCTCAGAATGGCCAACATCACCAGACTG AGGGCCCAGGTCAGCCAGCAGGAGCTGCGGTATCTGTGGGTCTGGGTGAGCCTCAGTGCTACTGAGTCGGTGCAGGAAGTGCTGCTTGAGGGCCACCCATCCTGGAAGTTCCTGGAGGAGGTACATACGCTGCTGCTGGATGTTCAGCAAGGCCTCACG GATGTGGAGGTCAGCCCCAAGGTGGAAGCAGTGGTGTCGCTCCTGAGCACCCCCAGGTTGAGCCTGAAGCTGGTACGACCCAAAGCCCTGCTGGACAACTGCTTCCGGGTCATGGAACTGCTCTACTGCTCTTGCT GTAAACAAAGTTCCGTCCTAAATTGGCAGGACTGTGAGGTGCCGAGCCCTCAGCCCCACAGCCCGGAGCCCTCATCGCAGTGTGTAGCTGCCCCGCTGTACCCTCTGCCCCAGCAGCCCCCCATCTCCCTGCCCCGCTCCCCAGGACCCAAGACTGGACCCCCGGCTCAGTGA
- the IL34 gene encoding interleukin-34 isoform X1 gives MPRGFAWLHYLGIFLAMALGNEGLEMWPLTQSEECAVTGFLRDKLQYRNRLQYMKHYFPINYRVSVPYEGVLRMANITRLQRAQVSQQELRYLWVWVSLSATESVQEVLLEGHPSWKFLEEVHTLLLDVQQGLTDVEVSPKVEAVVSLLSTPRLSLKLVRPKALLDNCFRVMELLYCSCCKQSSVLNWQDCEVPSPQPHSPEPSSQCVAAPLYPLPQQPPISLPRSPGPKTGPPAQ, from the exons ATCTCGGGATCTTCCTTGCCATGGCCTTGGGGAACGAGGGTTTGGAGATGTGGCCTTTGACCCAGAGTGAGGAGTGTGCAGTAACTGGCTTTCTTCGGGACAAGCTTCAGTACAGGAACCGCCTTCAGTACATG AAACACTACTTCCCCATCAACTACAGGGTGAGCGTGCCTTATGAGGGGGTGCTCAGAATGGCCAACATCACCAGACTG CAGAGGGCCCAGGTCAGCCAGCAGGAGCTGCGGTATCTGTGGGTCTGGGTGAGCCTCAGTGCTACTGAGTCGGTGCAGGAAGTGCTGCTTGAGGGCCACCCATCCTGGAAGTTCCTGGAGGAGGTACATACGCTGCTGCTGGATGTTCAGCAAGGCCTCACG GATGTGGAGGTCAGCCCCAAGGTGGAAGCAGTGGTGTCGCTCCTGAGCACCCCCAGGTTGAGCCTGAAGCTGGTACGACCCAAAGCCCTGCTGGACAACTGCTTCCGGGTCATGGAACTGCTCTACTGCTCTTGCT GTAAACAAAGTTCCGTCCTAAATTGGCAGGACTGTGAGGTGCCGAGCCCTCAGCCCCACAGCCCGGAGCCCTCATCGCAGTGTGTAGCTGCCCCGCTGTACCCTCTGCCCCAGCAGCCCCCCATCTCCCTGCCCCGCTCCCCAGGACCCAAGACTGGACCCCCGGCTCAGTGA